From Penaeus vannamei isolate JL-2024 chromosome 37, ASM4276789v1, whole genome shotgun sequence, one genomic window encodes:
- the LOC113805021 gene encoding multidrug resistance-associated protein 1 codes for MASTSAVEVPDSFQTLSAICREPFWNATRLWASEAPEMGACMERTALVWAPSLLLWAFGLPRLAQLRKRPSNPTSWSLLVSCKVFFTAILLATTVSQLAWAASAGGERAPPAEVIAGGVLLASNSLHMLLILLGRRKGARSSGVVWLYWLFSLVCSLPQLYSFFSGLNGRIQGVPRTVAASFIVQFLCNVALFLASSFSDPPSAKEGDASEKPSPLLQASLLSRLFFWWSLPLVWQGWRRPLTSDDLWDIEPQNSSSTLAVRWDQAINRCRDKESTSPAHRSQRRARYERVARPGSDGSLPLCLWRMARGAFLASLLFYSLSEGLRFLTPRILGRIIHFVAGNDEPGWRGYFYAVSLFLSCGASSLLKNVFNYKMYCLSARIRSAIMTAVYRKALSLSGTARRESSVGEIVNLMAVDAQILGRIFSPICFVVTFPVIIVASISFLWQELGASVLAGVAVLVLLVPLTSFLANRVKVLQQANMKFGDQRVKMMNEIISGIKVLKLYAWEGAFSSMVDKIRRKEMNLLQKVAIYRALNSFLSGTSPYTVALATFTTYLLVSPENILDVEKAFVSISLFNIMRIPICRLPILVSDIIQATVALKRLQKFTNAEELDLTAVVRDHTEVNAIVVRGGKFTWAGDEDQATWELKDINLEVGHRKLVAVVGSVGAGKSSLISALLGEMRKREGKVVVNGRVAYVSQQAWLQNATLRDNIIWGQPFDDKRYRQVVTACALQQDLDMFPGGDMTEIGEKGINLSGGQKQRVSLARAVYSGADIFLLDDPLSAVDAHVGRFIFENVIGPQGILKDKTRLLVTHAVTFLPRVDEVIVIKDGQMLEKGTYTNLVAKQGDFASYVLRHQNENAEDKSEKDLKLSRANSFLRQESSESSKSYVHNNNRDMPMFIMKINDDEKEETEKMRKKEDVRSRTTRGQTLVQEETSETGKISRHVYLTYGKSIGLVYTVVPLVFIALGQTSYISSNLWLSKYSFTSANDSGGANITSRRFAVSREVFLLGYGAFGVAQALFLFLGMLSLMQGCLRASRTLHQRLLQSVIRLPMSFFDTNPSGRIINRFSKEISVLDIILPDVVSASFERSLQVIIIIIMIIAAIPAAGLFVVPIMALYYAVQSFYIASSRQLKRIASVSRSPVYSHFSETLQGVSIIRAFKKQQEFYEDSLHKIDFSLKAVYANTAINRWAGVNLETVGHLITLTTAVVGVVGRDYVGASLMGLALSYALNLTSDLEYLVRISAEMEANIVSVERVNDYLERDQEAAWTARDTPSAWPVEGRISFRNFQTRYRAGLDLVLKGITCSFEPAEKVGIVGRTGAGKSSLTLALFRLTEAAGGEIDIDKVNIASVGLHDLRGRISIIPQDPVLFSGTLRLNLDPLGLCSDAEVWTALELAHLAAHIRAQPMGLQHMVDEGGANFSIGQRQLVCLARALLRKSRVLVLDEATAAVDLETDDLIQATIRSQFAHCTVLTIAHRLNTIMDSDRVLVLDHGKIAEFAPPAVLLADPDSVFYGMAKDAGLV; via the exons ATGGCGTCCACCTCGGCCGTCGAAGTCCCGGATTCCTTCCAGACTCTCAGCGCCATCTGTCGGGAACCTTTTTGG AATGCAACCCGATTATGGGCGTCCGAGGCTCCAGAGATGGGCGCGTGCATGGAAAGGACGGCGCTGGTGTGGGCGCCGAGTCTCCTGCTGTGGGCGTTTGGGCTGCCGCGCCTCGCCCAGCTCAGGAAGCGCCCGTCCAACCCCACTTCATGGTCGCTTCTTGTGAGCTGTAAAGTG TTCTTCACGGCGATCTTGCTTGCGACGACGGTCAGCCAGCTTGCTTGGGCGGCGTCGGCTGGCGGAGAGAGGGCGCCCCCGGCGGAGGTCATCGCCGGGGGGGTTCTCTTGGCCTCTAAT AGCCTTCACATGTTGCTGATCctgttggggaggaggaaaggtgcaCGGAGCAGCGGGGTCGTCTGGCTGTATTGGCTGTTCTCGTTAGTGTGCAGCCTCCCTCAACTCTACTCTTTCTTCAGCGGATTAAACGGAAGA ATCCAGGGTGTTCCCCGCACCGTCGCCGCCTCCTTCATCGTACAGTTCCTGTGTAACGTCGCGCtgttcctcgcctcctccttcagcGACCCCCCCTCTGCCAAGGAGGGCGACGCGTCGGAG AAGCCGTCTCCGCTGCTGCAGGCGTCCCTCCTAAGCCGCCTCTTCTTCTGGTGGTCTCTGCCTCTCGTCTGGCAAGGCTGGAGACGCCCCTTGACCTCGGATGACCTGTGGGACATCGAGCCACAGAATTCTTCCTCGACGCTCGCGGTTCGGTGGGATCAGGCTATCAAcaggtgcag AGACAAGGAATCCACTTCACCGGCACACAGATCGCAAAGGAGAGCCCGCTACGAAAGGGTCGCGAGGCCAGGCAGCGACGGCTCTCTCCCGCTCTGCCTGTGGAGGATGGCGAGGGGCGCCTTCCTCGCCTCGCTGCTCTTCTACTCCCTGTCGGAGGGCTTGCGGTTCCTCACTCCTCGGATCCTCGG tcGAATCATCCATTTCGTGGCGGGAAACGACGAACCCGGATGGCGTGGCTACTTCTAcgccgtctccctcttcctgtcctgtGGCGCGAGTTCTCTGCTCAAGAACGTTTTCAACTACAAGATGTATTGTCTTTCGGCGAGGATCAGGTCGGCCATCATGACGGCTGTGTATCGTAAG gctctctccctctcgggaACGGCTCGTCGTGAGTCGAGCGTCGGCGAGATCGTTAACCTGATGGCGGTCGATGCGCAGATTCTGGGAAGGATTTTTTCGCCGATTTGCTTCGTCGTTACCTTCCCTGTGATCATCGtcgcctccatctcctttctttggCAAGAACTCG GAGCGAGTGTGCTGGCCGGAGTAGCGGTCTTGGTTCTCCTGGTTCCGCTGACCAGCTTCTTGGCCAACAGGGTCAAGGTCCTCCAACAAGCCAATATGAAGTTCGGAGATCAACGGGTGAAGATGATGAACGAGATCATTAGTGGAATTAAG GTATTGAAATTGTATGCTTGGGAGGGGGCCTTCTCGAGCATGGTAGACAAGAtcaggagaaaagaaatgaatcttCTACAGAAGGTGGCCATTTATAGAGCCCTCAATTCTTTCTTATCTGGCACATCTCCATATACA GTCGCTCTGGCCACCTTCACGACATACTTGCTAGTGTCTCCAGAGAATATTCTTGATGTAGAAAAAGCCTTCGTGTCTATATCATTATTCAACATCATGAGGATACCAATCTGTAGGCTGCCCATCCTCGTCTCCGACATAATCCAG GCAACTGTGGCTTTAAAGCGACTCCAGAAGTTCACCAATGCAGAAGAACTGGATCTAACAGCTGTAGTCAGAGATCATACTGAAG TCAATGCTATAGTCGTTCGAGGCGGCAAATTCACCTGGGCGGGCGACGAAGACCAGGCAACCTGGGAATTGAAAGACATCAATCTGGAAGTTGGTCACCGGAAactggtggcagtggtgggatcCGTGGGTGCTGGCAAGAGTTCTCTCATCTCGGCGCTCCTGGGGGAGATGCGGAAGCGAGAGGGCAAAGTTGTTGTCAAT GGCCGCGTGGCATATGTGTCCCAGCAGGCGTGGCTCCAGAATGCCACCTTGAGGGACAACATCATCTGGGGTCAGCCTTTCGATGACAAAAGGTACCGACAGGTGGTGACAGCTTGTGCTCTCCAGCAAGACCTTGACATGTTCCCTGGAGGTGACATGACAGAGATAGGAGAAAAG GGCATCAACCTGAGTGGTGGCCAAAAGCAGCGCGTGTCCTTGGCTCGTGCTGTCTACAGTGGTGCTGACATCTTCTTGCTTGATGACCCTCTGAGTGCTGTCGATGCCCACGTTGGTCGATTCATTTTCGAAAATGTCATCGGACCTCAGGGTATTCTGAAAGACAAG ACTCGCCTTTTGGTGACCCATGCTGTGACCTTTCTACCTCGAGTGGATGAGGTCATAGTGATCAAGGACGGCCAAATGTTGGAGAAAGGCACATATACCAACCTTGTAGCCAAACAGGGAGACTTCGCCAGCTATGTACTGCGGCACCAGAATGAAAACGCAGAAGACAAATCCGAAAAAG ATCTGAAGCTGTCGAGAGCTAATTCTTTCCTTCGTCAGGAGTCGTCGGAGTCCAGCAAGTCTTATGTTCACAACAACAACAG GGACATGCCGATGTTCATCATGAAgatcaatgatgatgaaaaagaagagacagaaaagatgcGAAAGAAAGAGGACGTTAGAAGCAGAACGACCAGAGGACAAACGCTAGTGCAAGAGGAAACATCTGAAACAGGAAAG ATATCTCGACACGTCTACCTAACATATGGAAAATCTATAGGTTTAGTTTATACTGTGGTTCCTCTGGTCTTTATAGCTCTTGGACAG ACTAGTTATATTAGCAGTAATTTGTGGTTGTCAAAATATTCCTTCACAAGCGCAAACGATTCCGGTGGCGCAAACATTACTTCGAGAAGATTCGCTGTCAGCCGAGAAGTGTTCCTGCTTGGCTATGGGGCCTTTGGAGTCGCGCAAG CCTTGTTCCTGTTCCTGGGAATGCTATCGTTAATGCAAGGATGCCTAAGGGCGTCGCGGACCCTCCACCAGCGCCTTCTGCAGAGCGTCATACGCCTCCCCATGAGCTTCTTCGACACCAACCCCAGCGGGAGGATCATCAACAGGTTCAGCAAGGAAATCAGCGTCTTGGACATCATCCTGCCGGACGTCGTCTCCGCCTCCTTCGAACGCTCCTTGCAG gttatcataatcataatcatgatcatcgccGCCATCCCCGCCGCTGGCCTCTTCGTGGTGCCGATCATGGCCCTTTACTACGCTGTCCAGTCTTTCTACATCGCCTCGTCAAGACAACTCAAGCGCATTGCGTCCGTCTCAAGATCCCCTGTGTACTCTCACTTCAGCGAGACCCTTCAAG GAGTGTCCATAATCCGAGCGTTTAAAAAGCAACAAGAATTCTACGAGGACTCTCTTCATAAGATCGATTTCTCGCTGAAAGCTGTGTACGCCAATACCGCTATCAACAG ATGGGCGGGAGTGAACCTGGAGACCGTCGGGCATCTGATCACCCTCACGACGGCCGTGGTGGGCGTGGTCGGGCGGGACTACGTCGGGGCCAGCCTCATGGGACTCGCCCTGTCCTACGCCCTCAAT CTGACCAGCGACCTCGAATACCTGGTGCGCATCTCAGCCGAGATGGAGGCCAATATTGTGTCCGTGGAAAGGGTCAACGACTACTTGGAG AGAGACCAAGAGGCAGCCTGGACCGCACGTGACACCCCCTCCGCGTGGCCTGTAGAAGGTCGAATATCCTTCAGGAATTTCCAGACGCGTTACAGAGCCGGCCTCGACCTGGTCCTCAAGGGCATCACGTGCTCCTTCGAACCAGCggagaag GTGGGCATCGTCGGGCGCACAGGAGCCGGCAAGTCCTCCCTGACTTTGGCGCTGTTCCGACTGACTGAAGCAGCGGGCGGCGAGATTGACATTGATAAGGTCAACATCGCCAGCGTTGGCCTCCACGATCTAAGAGGTCGGATCAGTATCATTCCCCAG GACCCGGTGCTCTTCAGCGGGACTCTGCGGCTCAACCTAGACCCGCTTGGCCTCTGCTCTGACGCCGAAGTCTGGACGGCGCTCGAACTGGCTCACCTCGCCGCCCACATCCGAGCTCagccaatgggactgcagcacaTGGTGGACGAAGGCGGGGCTAATTTCAG CATCGGCCAAAGGCAACTCGTGTGTCTTGCCCGCGCTCTCCTAAGAAAGTCCCGCGTGCTGGTGCTTGACGAGGCCACAGCTGCCGTCGACCTGGAGACCGACGACCTGATCCAAGCCACCATCAGGTCGCAGTTCGCACACTGCACCGTCCTCACCATTGCACATCGCCTCAACACCATTATGGATAGTGACAG GGTATTAGTATTAGACCATGGAAAAATAGCCGAGTTTGCCCCTCCAGCTGTTCTTTTGGCAGACCCAGATTCCGTTTTCTATGGAATGGCTAAGGATGCGGGCTTAGTGTAA